One window of the Candidatus Woesearchaeota archaeon genome contains the following:
- the rpe gene encoding ribulose-phosphate 3-epimerase encodes MGKHEIKIVPSVLSANFGRLQEDVDKVANADLIQIDVMDGHFVKNISFGTVVMKDIRTKLKLDAHLMIENPELYIKDFADAGADIITFHVEAAKDPMKVIGQIKALGKKAGMAINPETPASSVFEYLPHLEQVIVMTVNPGWGGQKFIVECLDKVKEIRARWDGDIEVDGGVNDKTIADCARAGANLFVAGSFVFKSNDPAGQVELLRKKASHK; translated from the coding sequence ATGGGAAAGCATGAAATCAAGATTGTGCCGTCAGTATTATCAGCCAATTTCGGCAGGCTTCAGGAGGATGTGGACAAGGTTGCAAATGCTGATTTGATCCAGATTGATGTAATGGACGGGCATTTTGTGAAAAACATCTCTTTTGGGACAGTTGTAATGAAGGATATCAGGACAAAACTGAAGCTTGATGCGCACCTGATGATCGAAAATCCGGAACTGTACATAAAGGACTTTGCAGATGCAGGCGCAGACATCATCACATTCCATGTTGAAGCAGCAAAGGACCCGATGAAAGTGATTGGGCAGATAAAAGCCCTTGGCAAAAAAGCAGGCATGGCAATCAATCCCGAAACGCCGGCAAGCAGTGTTTTCGAATACCTTCCACACCTTGAGCAGGTCATAGTAATGACAGTAAATCCTGGCTGGGGCGGGCAGAAATTCATCGTCGAATGCCTTGACAAAGTCAAGGAAATCAGGGCAAGATGGGACGGGGACATAGAGGTTGACGGCGGAGTCAATGACAAGACCATTGCTGACTGCGCCAGGGCAGGCGCAAATTTGTTTGTTGCAGGGTCATTTGTTTTCAAAAGCAACGACCCAGCAGGCCAGGTGGAATTATTGAGGAAAAAAGCCAGCCACAAATAA
- the gyrA gene encoding DNA gyrase subunit A, whose protein sequence is MESSPESPHRDQKIVPKIIEEEMKRSYIDYAMSVIVGRALPDARDGLKPVHRRILFAMNELGMLHNRPFKKSARIVGEVLGKYHPHGDTAVYDTLVRMAQDFSMRYALIDGQGNFGCFTKDTQVQLADGRKLSFGELITEDTLGKSNYTYTLDESGKIKIAKIINPRLTIKDSKIMKVVLDNGEKVRCTLNHRFMLKTGEYVEAQDLKQGDSLMPFYARISDKEEYSKDLIGYNLIMQPATQKWTFAHVIADAYNLEKGIYQRSRGKVRHHIDHNKLNNNPENIQRMHWAEHFRLHASLAKERHATDTEYVKKLALGRQEFWKKGENRKLYSERLSKRNKKNWQDDTYRKKMSETLSRVNKEHFRKNPQLKQVFSTRATKTLKRLWQDPEYREFMRENIIKGNKNHTTNQTGKKKFLSICKAVLEKEGTLNEYIYEVYRSVIYPYGHAPNWETGFEKYYSEKGVLDLVNEACKNHQVAYTETLGYTEDVYDLTVDKTHNFALAAGVFVHNSVDGDNPAAMRYTEARLSRAAEELLQDIDKETVDFQPNFDDSLTEPTVLPSKMPNLLLNGSSGIAVGMATNVPPHNLNEVADATIAYIDNPDITTEQLMKHIRGPDFPTGGMIYSSGILESYNYGRGRVIIRARARTEENKGKQRLIITEIPYMVNKAQLIEQIADLVRDKAITGIGDIRDESDREGMRIVVEIKKDSDSDVVLNQLYKHTRMQTTFGINMLALVDNEPRTLSLKSVIGHHVQHRENVIRRRTQFELGKAEKKAHILEGLIIALKNIDAIVKLIRGSKSVDTARQGLVASFRLSTEQSNAILDMRLSKLTSLEQDKIRNEHAETIKLIAELKSILASQLKILGMIKSELQELKAKYGDARKTEIVLGGESIDIDIEDLIEEGTMAVTITHSGYIKRLPIDTYKQQKRGGKGVIGAGKKEEDFVEHLFIAHTHSYILFFTDQGQVHWLKVYQLPEASRQATGKAIVNLLELDSKEKITAFVPVAKFDDDHFLVLATKKGIIKKTSMTAYSNPRKGGIRAINLDEGDTLVSAKLTDGNSNLILASRFGNAVHFSERDVRPMGRTSMGVIGMRLKKEDEVVDMVIARPETTLLTITENGYGKRTAIDEYSIIRRGGQGVINIQCNERNGNVIAVKAVADRDDLMLISKNGIIIRTLAGDISVIGRNTQGVRLMKLEDNDKVVAAASIINEDNGNGLGTVAPAPQ, encoded by the coding sequence ATGGAAAGTTCTCCGGAAAGCCCGCATAGGGACCAAAAAATTGTGCCAAAAATAATAGAAGAGGAGATGAAGCGCTCCTACATAGATTATGCAATGTCAGTCATTGTTGGCAGGGCACTGCCTGATGCAAGGGACGGACTAAAGCCTGTGCACAGAAGGATTCTTTTTGCAATGAATGAGCTCGGCATGCTGCATAACAGGCCGTTCAAGAAGTCAGCAAGGATAGTTGGCGAAGTCCTTGGCAAATACCATCCCCACGGCGACACTGCAGTTTATGATACGCTTGTAAGGATGGCGCAGGACTTTTCCATGCGCTATGCCCTGATTGACGGGCAAGGAAATTTTGGATGCTTCACAAAAGATACCCAAGTCCAGCTTGCAGATGGCAGAAAACTGTCATTTGGGGAACTTATAACGGAGGACACTTTAGGCAAATCCAATTATACATATACCCTTGATGAGTCTGGAAAAATAAAGATTGCCAAAATAATCAATCCTCGGCTTACCATCAAAGACTCCAAAATAATGAAAGTGGTGCTTGACAACGGGGAAAAAGTGAGGTGCACTCTTAATCACAGATTCATGCTTAAGACAGGAGAATATGTAGAAGCTCAAGATCTCAAGCAGGGGGATTCCTTGATGCCCTTTTATGCAAGAATTTCTGATAAAGAAGAATATTCCAAAGACTTGATAGGATACAACTTGATTATGCAACCCGCTACGCAGAAGTGGACTTTTGCCCATGTTATTGCAGATGCATACAACCTTGAAAAAGGAATTTATCAAAGATCAAGAGGGAAAGTTAGGCATCATATAGACCATAACAAGCTAAACAACAATCCTGAAAACATACAGAGGATGCACTGGGCCGAACATTTCAGGCTTCATGCAAGCCTTGCAAAGGAAAGACATGCCACAGATACGGAATATGTGAAAAAACTGGCGCTTGGAAGACAAGAATTCTGGAAAAAAGGAGAAAATAGAAAACTCTATTCAGAGAGGCTTTCTAAGAGAAACAAGAAAAACTGGCAGGATGACACTTATAGGAAAAAAATGTCAGAGACTCTTTCTAGGGTAAATAAAGAGCATTTCAGGAAAAATCCCCAATTGAAGCAGGTATTTAGCACAAGAGCCACCAAGACTCTGAAAAGACTCTGGCAGGACCCAGAATATCGGGAATTTATGCGGGAAAATATAATCAAAGGAAATAAAAACCATACAACCAACCAAACGGGAAAGAAGAAATTCCTGAGCATTTGCAAGGCAGTCCTTGAAAAAGAAGGAACATTGAACGAATATATCTATGAGGTTTACAGGTCTGTAATATATCCATATGGCCATGCACCAAACTGGGAAACCGGATTTGAAAAATATTACTCTGAAAAGGGAGTGCTGGACCTTGTCAATGAAGCATGTAAAAATCATCAAGTTGCATACACCGAAACTCTGGGCTATACAGAAGATGTTTATGATTTGACTGTTGATAAAACTCATAATTTTGCCTTGGCAGCAGGAGTGTTTGTCCATAATTCAGTTGATGGTGACAATCCTGCAGCCATGAGGTACACCGAGGCAAGGCTGTCCAGGGCCGCAGAAGAGCTGTTGCAGGACATAGACAAGGAAACTGTGGATTTCCAGCCTAATTTTGACGACAGCCTGACCGAGCCGACTGTGCTTCCATCAAAAATGCCCAATCTCCTGCTCAATGGAAGCTCAGGGATTGCAGTGGGCATGGCAACAAACGTCCCTCCCCACAACCTGAACGAAGTTGCTGATGCCACAATTGCATATATCGATAATCCAGACATCACAACAGAGCAGCTCATGAAGCATATCAGGGGCCCTGACTTTCCAACAGGCGGCATGATCTATTCATCCGGAATCCTGGAATCATATAATTATGGAAGGGGCAGGGTGATTATCAGGGCAAGAGCCCGGACTGAGGAAAATAAGGGAAAGCAAAGGCTCATCATCACTGAAATCCCATACATGGTCAACAAGGCGCAGCTTATAGAGCAGATAGCAGACCTGGTCAGGGACAAGGCAATTACAGGCATCGGAGACATAAGGGATGAATCAGACAGGGAAGGCATGAGGATTGTTGTTGAAATCAAGAAAGACTCTGACTCAGATGTTGTGCTCAACCAGCTTTACAAGCACACAAGGATGCAGACAACATTCGGGATTAACATGCTGGCTCTTGTTGACAACGAGCCAAGGACCCTCAGCCTCAAGTCAGTAATCGGCCACCATGTCCAGCACAGGGAAAATGTCATAAGGCGCAGAACGCAGTTTGAGCTGGGAAAGGCAGAGAAAAAAGCGCATATCCTGGAAGGCCTGATAATTGCGCTGAAAAACATTGATGCCATTGTCAAGCTCATCAGGGGGTCAAAATCAGTTGACACTGCAAGGCAAGGCCTTGTCGCGAGTTTCAGGCTCTCAACTGAGCAATCAAACGCAATTCTCGACATGAGGCTTTCAAAGCTCACGTCCCTTGAGCAGGACAAGATCAGAAATGAGCATGCTGAAACAATCAAGCTGATAGCAGAGCTTAAGTCAATTTTGGCAAGCCAGCTGAAAATACTGGGCATGATCAAGTCAGAGCTGCAGGAGCTAAAGGCAAAATACGGGGATGCCAGGAAAACAGAGATTGTGCTTGGCGGGGAGAGCATAGACATAGACATTGAGGATTTGATTGAAGAAGGCACAATGGCCGTAACCATAACCCATTCAGGCTACATAAAGAGGCTGCCCATAGACACCTACAAGCAGCAGAAAAGGGGAGGGAAGGGCGTCATTGGCGCAGGAAAGAAGGAAGAGGACTTTGTCGAGCACCTTTTCATTGCGCATACTCATTCATACATCCTGTTTTTCACAGACCAGGGCCAGGTGCACTGGCTAAAGGTTTACCAGCTTCCAGAAGCAAGCAGGCAAGCTACAGGAAAGGCAATTGTAAACCTGCTTGAGCTGGATTCCAAGGAAAAAATCACTGCTTTTGTGCCTGTGGCAAAGTTCGATGATGACCATTTCCTGGTTCTGGCAACAAAAAAAGGCATAATCAAGAAAACCAGCATGACCGCATATTCCAATCCCCGAAAGGGAGGGATACGCGCAATCAATCTCGATGAGGGCGACACGCTTGTAAGCGCAAAGCTGACTGATGGAAATTCAAATCTCATACTAGCTTCCAGGTTCGGCAACGCAGTGCATTTCAGCGAGAGGGATGTCAGGCCAATGGGAAGGACAAGCATGGGTGTCATTGGCATGCGGCTGAAAAAAGAGGACGAGGTTGTGGACATGGTCATCGCAAGGCCGGAAACAACCCTTTTGACAATCACAGAGAATGGATACGGCAAGAGGACGGCAATTGACGAGTATAGCATCATCAGGCGCGGCGGCCAGGGAGTGATCAATATCCAATGCAATGAGCGGAACGGAAATGTCATTGCTGTCAAGGCTGTTGCGGACAGGGACGACCTCATGCTCATAAGCAAGAATGGAATCATAATACGGACACTTGCAGGCGACATCTCGGTCATTGGCAGGAATACGCAAGGCGTGAGGCTCATGAAGCTGGAAGACAATGACAAGGTCGTTGCAGCAGCGAGCATCATCAATGAGGACAATGGAAACGGCCTGGGCACAGTGGCGCCAGCTCCGCAATAG
- a CDS encoding orotate phosphoribosyltransferase, translating to MEHKKTAEKVAKLLLELKAVTLSPDRPYTYTSGSKGPIYCDNRLILSYPDKRKEIIRAFAAMAKEKFHHFDIVAGIATAGIAHAALLAEEMGKPMIYVRSEAKDHGKQNQIEGKLEKGQKVLVIEDLINTGGSSVNAVNALKDAGAEVVACMAIFTYSMPKAEQLFTDADCPLHALSDFNTLVEQAVSTGYIDEMQKKTLLEWHADPKAWSEKFN from the coding sequence ATGGAACATAAAAAAACCGCAGAAAAGGTTGCCAAGCTTTTGCTGGAATTAAAGGCAGTCACGCTCAGCCCTGACAGGCCCTACACTTATACATCCGGGAGCAAAGGCCCGATTTATTGCGACAACAGGCTAATCCTGTCTTATCCTGACAAAAGAAAGGAGATAATCCGGGCGTTTGCCGCCATGGCAAAAGAAAAATTCCATCATTTTGATATTGTTGCAGGCATAGCAACAGCAGGAATTGCGCATGCAGCCCTGCTTGCCGAGGAAATGGGCAAGCCGATGATTTATGTGCGGTCTGAGGCAAAAGACCATGGCAAGCAGAACCAAATCGAGGGCAAGCTCGAAAAGGGGCAAAAAGTCCTTGTTATTGAAGACTTGATCAACACTGGCGGAAGCTCTGTAAATGCAGTGAATGCGCTAAAGGATGCAGGCGCAGAGGTTGTTGCATGCATGGCCATTTTTACCTACAGCATGCCCAAGGCAGAGCAGCTTTTCACTGATGCAGATTGCCCATTGCATGCGCTATCAGACTTTAATACTCTTGTTGAGCAGGCAGTAAGCACAGGCTACATAGACGAAATGCAGAAAAAAACACTCCTGGAATGGCACGCTGACCCAAAAGCATGGTCGGAAAAATTTAATTAG
- the coaE gene encoding dephospho-CoA kinase (Dephospho-CoA kinase (CoaE) performs the final step in coenzyme A biosynthesis.) — MIITVTGKAGNGKSTVSKILKANLMNANVIRPDIIGIRLLSEPDLRKKLARAFGRQIIVKGKISRRRLANAAFKSKNSLSKLNSISHPAMIQRILNRARRNKISIIDAALFKELKLDRISDVVVLVKAKDEAVRKRLSKSFFRRRKFQSEPKRPDFIIHNNSSLSALNKDVKSVAIAIRKMQGMKQIKLA; from the coding sequence ATGATAATCACTGTAACCGGCAAGGCAGGGAATGGCAAATCTACAGTTTCTAAAATTCTTAAAGCCAATCTCATGAATGCTAATGTGATTAGACCTGACATTATTGGCATCAGGCTGCTTTCAGAACCTGACCTCAGGAAAAAGCTGGCCAGGGCTTTTGGCAGGCAAATAATCGTGAAGGGCAAAATAAGCAGGAGGCGCCTGGCAAATGCAGCCTTCAAAAGCAAAAATTCACTCAGCAAACTGAATTCCATAAGCCACCCTGCCATGATCCAAAGAATTTTGAATAGGGCAAGAAGAAACAAAATCAGCATCATTGACGCAGCCCTATTTAAGGAACTGAAGCTTGACAGGATATCGGATGTTGTTGTGCTTGTAAAGGCAAAAGACGAGGCAGTACGGAAAAGGCTTTCAAAATCATTTTTCCGGAGAAGAAAATTCCAGAGCGAGCCAAAAAGGCCAGACTTTATAATACATAATAACTCCTCATTATCGGCACTGAATAAGGATGTTAAATCAGTTGCCATTGCTATCCGCAAAATGCAAGGCATGAAGCAAATCAAACTGGCTTGA
- a CDS encoding orotidine 5'-phosphate decarboxylase, translating to MKIIKQDKSVIPSLDVDTIERMREIVEETCSIDGIGAYKIGFELVIPYGMQQVTQTIREITDIPIIYDHQKAATDIPDTGLKFVQACKKSGADAVIFFPQSGPATELEWIKAANEEAMPVIVGGEMTHPKYMASDEGFISDDAPRRIYEIAARNGVLDFVVPGNKPERIMYYRHLLESLVVKPTLYSPGLISQGGKLSESAKAAGERWHAIIGRAIYNAKNIKAEAAEICKALMEK from the coding sequence ATGAAAATCATCAAACAGGACAAAAGTGTAATCCCCTCACTTGATGTTGACACTATTGAAAGGATGAGGGAGATTGTTGAGGAAACATGCTCCATTGACGGGATAGGGGCTTATAAAATTGGGTTCGAGCTCGTGATCCCCTATGGCATGCAGCAAGTCACACAAACCATTCGGGAAATCACCGATATCCCAATAATATATGACCACCAAAAAGCGGCAACCGACATACCCGACACCGGATTAAAATTTGTGCAGGCCTGCAAGAAATCTGGCGCAGATGCGGTCATATTTTTCCCGCAATCAGGCCCGGCAACTGAGCTTGAATGGATTAAGGCTGCAAATGAGGAAGCCATGCCGGTTATTGTTGGCGGGGAAATGACGCACCCCAAATACATGGCATCGGATGAAGGGTTTATTTCCGATGATGCGCCCAGGAGAATATACGAAATTGCCGCAAGGAATGGAGTCCTGGATTTTGTCGTGCCCGGAAACAAGCCTGAAAGAATAATGTACTACCGCCATCTTCTGGAGTCCCTTGTTGTCAAGCCCACTCTTTATTCGCCTGGCCTGATAAGCCAGGGAGGGAAGCTAAGCGAATCAGCAAAGGCAGCAGGCGAACGATGGCATGCAATTATTGGAAGGGCCATATACAATGCCAAGAACATAAAGGCAGAGGCAGCAGAGATCTGCAAGGCATTAATGGAAAAATAG
- the coaD gene encoding pantetheine-phosphate adenylyltransferase, with protein MEKITQKAKNNNLAIYAGSFDPITYGHIDIIRRALKLFDRLIIAVGENPNKKPLFSMQERTSMIQEATIGLNVSVESFSGLLVEFARKHGCNKLIRSLRAVSDFDFEFQMAIMNRELDGSIETVFLMTDKEFFYLSSGLAKDVARKQGKLEKLVPPNVEKKLKAKFNFRNK; from the coding sequence ATGGAAAAAATAACTCAAAAGGCAAAAAACAATAACCTGGCCATTTATGCAGGATCATTTGACCCAATTACTTATGGGCATATTGACATCATCAGGCGGGCGCTTAAGCTGTTTGACAGATTGATAATAGCTGTTGGCGAAAATCCAAACAAAAAACCGCTTTTTTCAATGCAGGAAAGGACTTCAATGATACAGGAAGCAACAATAGGCCTGAATGTGAGCGTTGAAAGCTTCAGCGGCCTGCTTGTTGAGTTTGCAAGGAAGCACGGGTGCAATAAGCTAATACGCTCACTACGCGCTGTGTCTGATTTTGACTTTGAATTCCAGATGGCAATCATGAACAGGGAATTGGACGGCTCCATAGAAACTGTTTTTCTGATGACAGACAAGGAATTTTTTTATTTAAGCAGCGGCCTGGCCAAGGATGTTGCAAGGAAACAAGGAAAGCTGGAGAAGCTTGTCCCGCCGAATGTTGAAAAGAAGCTGAAAGCCAAATTTAATTTTCGAAATAAGTGA
- a CDS encoding SMC-Scp complex subunit ScpB produces the protein MPLSDDELKNKAEALLFSIGKSIDINDMARLLRCKEIGQLSAVLQEIKDGYASRQSPMIVVNDGTQWKIVVRERYTPVVKKVVADVELSKTLMETLAMVAWKNPVKQSEIINIRSNKGYDHLNELERMGFITRKKYGRTKLVSLTEKFFNYFELSGHDDIREAFKKIKELEEQKIQEYAHKKADADMKRAKAQETKQINEKAFLDKIDRQLETGPESEQATGLSEENPKQPQAVTEADLEKDVEKAETEENARTGADEGDFEKQIEQFQDEEEKGFEEEDRDEDYDEKLDMEGMPNLDENIKKQKPKKDDEEEDSGSK, from the coding sequence ATGCCCTTGTCAGATGATGAGCTGAAAAATAAGGCCGAGGCCTTACTGTTCTCAATAGGAAAAAGCATTGACATAAATGACATGGCAAGGCTTCTGAGGTGCAAGGAAATCGGGCAATTGAGCGCGGTCCTGCAGGAAATCAAGGATGGCTATGCTTCAAGGCAGTCACCAATGATTGTTGTAAATGATGGAACGCAATGGAAGATTGTTGTGAGGGAAAGGTACACTCCTGTTGTAAAGAAAGTTGTTGCGGATGTGGAGCTCAGCAAGACCCTGATGGAAACCCTTGCCATGGTCGCATGGAAAAATCCAGTCAAGCAGTCTGAAATCATAAACATCAGGAGCAACAAGGGATATGACCACCTTAATGAGCTCGAGCGAATGGGGTTTATCACAAGGAAAAAGTACGGCAGGACAAAGCTGGTCAGCCTGACCGAGAAATTCTTCAATTATTTCGAGCTTTCAGGCCATGACGACATAAGGGAAGCCTTCAAGAAAATCAAGGAGCTTGAAGAGCAAAAAATACAGGAGTATGCCCATAAAAAAGCTGATGCTGACATGAAACGAGCCAAGGCCCAGGAAACTAAGCAAATCAATGAGAAAGCATTCCTGGACAAGATTGACAGGCAGCTGGAAACAGGGCCGGAATCAGAGCAAGCAACTGGACTTTCAGAGGAAAATCCCAAGCAGCCGCAGGCAGTGACTGAAGCTGACCTTGAGAAGGATGTGGAAAAGGCAGAGACAGAGGAGAATGCCAGGACAGGCGCTGATGAGGGTGATTTTGAAAAGCAGATAGAGCAATTCCAGGATGAAGAGGAAAAGGGCTTTGAAGAGGAGGACAGGGATGAGGATTATGATGAAAAGCTGGATATGGAAGGCATGCCTAACCTTGATGAAAATATAAAGAAACAGAAGCCCAAAAAAGATGATGAGGAAGAGGATTCTGGCTCAAAATAA
- a CDS encoding dihydroorotase family protein, with protein sequence MLVIKNARVLSKGKLTKKNIIVEGSRIKKVSNSLTARKNIIDVKGKIVLPGLIDPHVHMREPGFEYKEDFFSGSKAAAAGGITTFLDMPNNRPPITSVAALNVKRNLATKSIVNYGFHFGTDGDNIGEIQQAWKSNIASVKIFMDESTGKMTVTDHKKIKQVFENSKAVAVHAEGKNVETAMAIAKSTGTMLYLCHLSSREEMAMLHRHKMRNVFAEATPHHLFLTSADANQYNTMKPFLKPKDDQNALWEAIKKGLIHTIGTDHAPHTAPEKELGTVYGVPGLETVLPLMLDAVNKKKISLDRLVELTSENPARIFKIKGRGRIEKGYFADLTVIDMDMEKEVQNSKLFTKCAWSPFNGWKLKGWPVMTIVNGQVVHDNGEIHHIMSEEVTFG encoded by the coding sequence ATGCTAGTAATCAAGAATGCCCGGGTCCTGTCCAAGGGCAAACTCACAAAAAAAAACATCATTGTTGAAGGCAGCAGAATAAAAAAAGTGTCCAACAGCCTCACAGCACGCAAAAATATCATAGATGTGAAAGGCAAAATTGTCCTGCCTGGCCTGATTGACCCCCATGTCCACATGAGGGAGCCTGGCTTTGAGTACAAGGAGGATTTTTTCTCAGGGTCAAAAGCTGCAGCTGCAGGAGGCATTACAACCTTCCTTGACATGCCTAACAACAGGCCGCCTATAACCTCTGTTGCTGCGCTAAATGTCAAGCGCAACCTTGCGACAAAATCAATTGTCAACTATGGGTTTCATTTTGGCACAGACGGGGACAATATCGGCGAAATCCAGCAAGCCTGGAAGTCAAACATTGCATCTGTGAAAATATTCATGGATGAGTCAACAGGCAAAATGACTGTCACTGACCACAAAAAGATTAAACAGGTCTTTGAAAACTCAAAAGCCGTTGCCGTGCATGCCGAGGGCAAGAATGTGGAAACAGCAATGGCCATTGCAAAATCAACAGGCACAATGCTTTATCTTTGCCACCTATCCTCAAGGGAAGAAATGGCCATGCTGCACAGGCACAAAATGAGGAATGTTTTTGCAGAGGCAACGCCGCACCATCTTTTCCTGACAAGCGCGGACGCGAACCAGTACAACACCATGAAGCCTTTCCTGAAGCCCAAGGATGACCAAAATGCCCTGTGGGAGGCCATCAAAAAAGGGCTGATTCACACAATCGGGACAGACCATGCCCCTCATACAGCGCCTGAAAAAGAATTGGGGACTGTCTACGGCGTGCCAGGCCTTGAGACTGTGCTTCCGCTGATGCTGGATGCTGTTAACAAGAAAAAAATCAGCCTTGACAGGCTTGTGGAGCTAACATCAGAAAATCCAGCAAGAATATTTAAAATCAAAGGCAGGGGCCGCATAGAGAAAGGCTATTTTGCAGACCTTACAGTTATTGACATGGATATGGAAAAGGAAGTGCAAAACAGCAAGCTTTTTACAAAGTGCGCATGGTCCCCCTTCAATGGCTGGAAACTCAAGGGGTGGCCCGTGATGACAATAGTGAACGGCCAGGTTGTTCATGACAATGGAGAGATTCACCACATAATGAGTGAAGAAGTGACTTTTGGTTAA
- the pyrB gene encoding aspartate carbamoyltransferase, whose product MSFKGRDIISIDSLSKEDILHILEVAHGLETKPRPTLLNGMILASVFIEPSTRTRLSFESAMYRLGGKVLGFGDASLTSMTKGESLADTARITSTYCDVIAVRHPTPGTAQIFADNADVPVINAGDGPNQHPTQTLLDMYTIKKAKGKLDNLTVGFLGDLKYGRTVHSLVTALSHFKPRFYFVSPRSLAMPPEQIKTLDSQGIEYHETDDFYGTLKHFDILYDTRIQKERFLDPAEYEKHKGVYVVDKRIIEFAKKDMKILHPLPRVDELSPELDDTPYALYFQQARNGIPVRQALLALVLGKIS is encoded by the coding sequence ATGAGTTTCAAGGGAAGGGACATAATTTCAATTGACAGCCTGTCGAAAGAAGACATACTCCATATCCTCGAGGTTGCGCATGGCCTGGAAACCAAGCCCAGGCCAACACTCCTTAATGGGATGATACTCGCCTCTGTTTTTATCGAGCCGTCAACAAGGACAAGGCTTTCATTTGAAAGCGCAATGTACAGGCTCGGCGGGAAAGTCCTGGGCTTTGGGGATGCGAGCCTGACATCAATGACAAAAGGCGAATCCCTTGCTGACACTGCCAGGATAACCAGCACATATTGTGATGTGATAGCTGTGAGGCACCCGACTCCCGGGACAGCGCAGATATTTGCAGACAATGCTGATGTGCCTGTAATAAACGCAGGAGACGGCCCAAACCAGCACCCCACTCAAACCCTTCTTGACATGTACACAATCAAAAAAGCAAAGGGCAAGCTTGACAACCTTACTGTCGGCTTTCTCGGAGACCTCAAATACGGGAGGACTGTGCATTCATTGGTAACAGCTCTCTCACATTTCAAGCCCAGGTTTTATTTTGTCTCGCCCAGGTCGCTTGCAATGCCTCCTGAGCAAATCAAGACACTGGACTCACAGGGAATAGAATACCATGAAACAGATGATTTCTACGGCACCCTCAAGCACTTTGACATTTTGTATGATACAAGGATACAGAAAGAAAGGTTCCTTGACCCTGCTGAGTATGAAAAGCACAAAGGGGTCTATGTCGTGGACAAAAGGATAATTGAATTCGCAAAAAAAGACATGAAAATACTGCACCCCTTGCCAAGGGTGGATGAGCTGAGCCCTGAGCTTGACGATACGCCCTATGCACTCTATTTCCAGCAGGCAAGGAACGGCATACCAGTAAGGCAGGCGTTGCTTGCCCTGGTGCTTGGAAAAATCAGCTGA